The genomic interval GGAAACCATACTGACAAAGTATATAATTCTATATTGATGACATGAAGGTAGGAACTACAAGAAGGATGGTATCACGGGCGTATGGAAATCGATGTGGAGAAGCTAATCTTTCTATTTTAGAAAGTCTGGTAATTTTCACTGTGGCATTATTCTTCAGAATTTCAGTTATTTACTATCAAATGTTTCTAACGTACTTTTGAGGTATAAATCTACAAGTTATCTTGTAATTGGACCTTGTAAAAGGCCATTGACATGCTAACAATCTATTGTTATTTTACTAAAgtcttaatttaaattactatttAGAGTTTGTGAAAAAGAGAATGGTTCCAATTTTATTGTGGTTCTATGTTTGAGCATCTTTCATATAGTTTTATATAATTCTTGATTTTGCGTTGGTTCTGGATGTGTTCACACTTGATTGCCATAATGATTTCATAAGTTTGTTAATGTTGGTATTCCATTGGCTTGATTCAGGTGCAACAGCGTCATAAATATGCTCGTTTACTTGGCTATTCGTGCTATGCCGAGTATGCCGTTGATGTTAGAATGGCAAAAACACCAACCAAGGTTTGTAAACTTTTTTTGCAgaaattcaattataattttccaATCATTTGCATCTCTTTAGGGTTTTCCTAGTCAATAGAAGAGGATTCCATCTGAACTTCTATTTCTTAAGTTGGTTTTAGAAATTTGTCTGCAAAAAGGAGGAAGTAAACTCAACAATGTATCATGCTATCAAGCCTATCTAAGCACACACTTGTTTTTACTTCATGCTTTTTGACAACAGATTAGTTGAAGGTTAGGAAACGTCACCAGTAGTCAGTAATTATAAAACCAAATACAATTATGAGtttgtttatttgatgataTAAATTGGAATGAGAAGTGGGTAAGCGGTCTTGTTGCTTTGCCTTGAAGTGTTGTTAATAGATTAGTTGATTGCTCAATgttgttttttttcctttcccCCCCTAAATCTCATATCTAATTCTGGTATTCTATGTATTGCTTTTCCAAATTTTATCCAGGTGTTTGAGTTTCTGAATGACATATCCGTACGTGTAACTGACTTGGCTATAAAAGAACTTGACATCTTGAAAGATTTGAAGGTTTGTACATTTTTGGTGTATGCTGTTtgctttaatttataaatatatcttttaatacAAATTCATGCGATATCAGAAAAAAGAGGAAGGGGAGTTTCCATTTGGAATTGAAGACCTACCATATTATATTAAACGGGTTGAAGATCAGAGTTACGATTTGGACTTTGGCGAGATCAAGCAATACCTACCAATTAATCTAGTTCTATCTGGAATCTTAAAAATTGTCCAAGATCTTTTTGGTAACTTTATATCTGACAACTTTTTTGAAGTTATGTTTTATTGCATTTATGATTAGATACTGATAATACTGGAAAATAACTGGAATGAGATTGTTGGTAAAATATTTCCAGTTTAGGAATAATTAACCATTTCTGTGTTCATAAAGCAGTTCACAAGTAAGCATTTATTGACAAGATTAACTACTTGAGCATTTAATTATTCCTgaaccaaaatattttatcaagaattccttttgaaattttGCAGTATGTTTTAATTTTGTGCGAGAGAATACACACTGGTTGTCATTCTTGTTGCTCTTTGGGCAGGTTTAAGATTTGAGGAAATTGCAGGAGCTGAAGTTTGGCATTGCGATGTTCGTGTTTTTTCAGTGTTTGACTTGGGTTCAAGCGAACTCTTGGGTTATTGCTACCTTGATTTGTTTTCAAGGTTgagctttttaattattttaaatttcttcatttttttagtttgctagtgaaagttgaaattaggttcatattgtttattattacaGGGAAGGAAAATATGGACACACTTGTGTGGTGCCTCTCCAGAACGGTGCATTAACAATCAGTGGAGCACGGCAGGTTCTTTTaagtgaataaaataaaataaaatttcattttacatACAGTAGATAGATAAATATACAAGTAGCTTATTACTAAGATGGTTAATGTCCGGTTAAATTGAGCACTTAAAGCTGTCCAATCTTATTACATATTAGATAGAGACACTTACTTAAAAACAGAAACACCGTGCAATGAACACCAAAGATCATtgaaaattcatgcattttgtcCAGCAACACACTTAACTTGGAGAGCAATAAATCACACTACAACAGAATTTTACCTTCTTAAATCTTGACATTCTGTTCCAAACTCCAACGGAGAAGGATCTTGACAATTGtataaatacaaatttggttctctttctatttctttATTGTTGTCCCTTTTCAATGTTTACACAGATACCAGTTGCATTACTAATATCTCAGTGTCAAAAGGATTCTGACTGTAGTCCTGGATTATTGCGGTTTTCTGAAGTGGTCAGTCTTTTCCACGAGTTTGGCCATGTGGTATGTTTGCTTTGTATCCATGAAGCATGCTTTACTGATCAACATTATATTTTCCTTCTCATGATTTGCCTTGTAATTTTTATCGTTTCCTTGTTTGAGTTTGGTTTAAAGCGGAATAAAATGTATGATTTGTACAATTGAGTCCCTTTTCTGAAAATTTACTTGTACTTTTCCTATTATTTGTAGTTGTCAAAACTGGCACAGGACAGTGGAAGGTGTAATATTGAAAAGATGAAATTAGGTTTACTCAAGAGAATTAGGGCAGAATAGAAATTAGTTGATTGAAAATTCATTGGATTTTTTAGGAAAAGGATAATGTGCATTGTGCAGGAAATACAAAAGGGCTGGTTTAAATTGGTCGCATGAGGGTGCTGCAAATTACTGTgggaaaaattcaaatttttatgaCATAACTTAGGGTGCAATGATATCAAGCACTACTTTATATGCATTTCCCATTTGCAATGGTATCCATATGTGGATCTAGCTGGTAAAAGGTGCTTCAAGTAAATGGTCTACATCTGTAATGAATACATCTGAGTGCATAAGAATAAGAAGTGTTTTGACATGcaaggttgtaaaaaaaaagttggtaGATGCGTTTGCTTGTATTTCTAGACTCTGATGTCTCCCCCTTCCATCACCTTGAGTGACAAAATTTCGTTAAGGTCAATTCAAGCTGGCTGGATTATCAAGTATCCAGCCATAAAATTGCGACAACTGGATTCTCTCTCTTGACTTATACAATACTTTAAAAACAGATACACCGTAGAAATGGATTGAGTTTAATTCTTTGCTTGTATTGACCGATTTATATCCTTAAGTAAACAGGTTCTGCTGATGTTTCTGTCAGCCAAGTTAATCAGAAAGTTGTTTTCTCATTTGAACATGCCAATGTAGAGTTGGATATTTAGGTTTGCTGTGCTCTCAGCCCTTGATTAGGGACATGTGTTTTGCTTTTCTCTAGATTTTTATGCTCCACCTAAGTTGTTAATAAGATTCATTCTGTCAATAGCTTGAATTTGAATATAAATTGAGCTGTACCTTTCTGCAGAAGATGTGAGATATTGTAATGCCCACTTCATTTAGTTTTGTTTGCACTTTGTTACATGGTTTATTTTATTCTGAagccttttaaaaaaatgtaaactgTTAGGTTCAACACATTTGCAACCGTGCTTCATTTGCTAGAATTTCTGGATTACGTGTTGATCCTGACTTTGTGGAAATACCTGCTCAACTGCTACAAAACTGGTGAAAAATTTGATCCACATTCTTTGCTTTTCTGATTTAGAGTACACATTTACACTTTTTTACTAATcacaaattcattttttcttcGTACTTGTGAGAAATGTAGGTGTTATGAAAGCTTTTCTCTAAAGTTGATATCTGGATTTCACCAGGTTACTTTTCTAACTTTTTCCTCcataaattatatgtttaactttctttttctcttttaaatatAACCGGCCATTGCTTTTTGAATATACCTCACTCTGAAAACAGCTACTAATTGTTTTTTGAGGCTTTAATTTGTTAAGTTTGTGGCTTGCAGGATATCACAAAGCCCTTAAAGGATGACCTATGCAAATCAATTAAAAGATGGAGAAATTCTTCTTCTGCACTTAAATTGAAGCAAGAGATTTTATACTGTATGCTATTGTTGTTTTTCATTATGACAACTGAACTTCTTAATTACTAGTTTTTTTCTTATGCTAATGCTTatatagaatatattttttctgcTGTGGGTAGTTAAGTacactaaaatttgtattttctgttttagTGGTAGTTTTATTGTCCTGTACAATGGTATGGTCCAGCACAGTAAAGAATAGTTCTTATCTGgtatttgatttagagattgtTTTGATCCAAACGCAAATTTGCAGGGAGAAAATTATTACTGTGAGCTCTTTTAATTGTTTTggattctcaaaattaattgtGTAATGAGTAGAATTGAGTTCATGAGAAAATGAGAAATGAAAATTTGTAGCCTTTTTCAATTTATAGAATTTCTAGGTATAGAGctcataaaatttatatgaaacaTATATTTATACCTTATAACtgatttatcatttaaaaaaagtaaattctTCTAGACTAACTCTTAAAACATTATTCCTAAGTAAATCGATCttttcaatattaattattttaagtcAATTTGACCAAAATATAAACCAAACAGATCCTCAATCAGTTGCTGTATGCTGTGTAGGTATACTTGAATGTATGCATAATGTGCTTGTGTCTGAGTATAGTTTCAGGCTGTAGGTTAGATGAATAATTGATACGGTAATTTTTGGTTGAAAAATGCAAAATGTTTGTTATCAACATTATCTTGATTATCATGGACTCTTTAATTCCCTATGATCTCTTTTCAATTGATTCCAAGAGTCAGCTGGCAATTAAATTGCTTTTGGGCAGAGAATGGTACATGGTGTTGACAGAGAAGTTTATACATTGGGAATAGTTACTTTCTACTTTCATTTAACTTAAGATCTGCTTGATTTCAGGTCTTTTTGACCAAATCATACATTCTACGGAAAACATAGATATTCAAGAGTTATTCAAGCATCTTCATTCCAAggtaaatgaatttaaaattagttataatttGAAGTTCAGTGCTTTAGTGTAGGGCGTGAAAAGAAGTTCTATGTAATTTTTGTCCCAGGTAATGTTAGGTTTGCCGGTATTAGAAGGAACCAATCCGGCTTCATGTTTTCCTTTTAGTGTCGTTGGATATGAGGCAGCTTGCTACAGTCGCATATGGAGTGAGGTATTAAATTGCTATATATGATATTCATAGTCTTGTTTCATGATAATCAATTTTCAcgcataatttaattttcaatcatCCGTATGTAGTCTCTCTAAAGATTATTGTTCGTGAGAGTGTGAGAGTCTTCCCTGATCAGTGAgttgaagaataaaaaatgaatcatAAAATTTTTCAGGTGTTTGCTGCTGATATTTTTGTCTCAACGTTTTGCAATGATGCTTCAAATCAGCAGCTTCCCGGCATGCAATTTAGGAATAAGGTAACTAACGACAATGACATTCCAAAGTTCCCATTTTTCTCTAGAAATATATTAGCCATTAGTACGTATTGCTTTAAAGTTGAGGAAAAATTCAGCAATGAATttcatatgaatttttttgagaaattgagGGGATCTAACTGTTATGTACAGACTAAAGATTGAATTTGGATAATTTCATGATTAAATACTTAATGAGTTAGTTGTATTGGTGATCTCACTATTAAAATGTCCTGGTCACACAACTTAAGTTGTATACAAGTAAGTTTTAATAGCGAGATCGTCAACATAATTCTCTCTGATTGAATTCCAAATTTAAGAGGATCCAAATCCTAGAGATCACATGCTACAATGTATTTGTTTCCTTACTCAGATATCAGAGTTTGTTGTTAGAAATGTTGTACTTATTTGTGTGCTCGTGTTAAAACTTTTGCAGGTATTGGCCCCCGGCGGAGCAAAGGATTCTGTTGAAGTGATATCGGACTTTCTAGGAAGAGAACCATCGATTCGAGCTTACGTTGAGAACAAAGCCAAGTATGCTTTGTAAGGTTTTTCCGACAAGTATTTATCCATCGACAACAATATTTTTGGAGCATCAGTTGTTATCCAAAAATAATAGCTCAGTGTAAAAATGATTACATTTTATCAGCAAAAAACAGTACatgtaataataaattataaaatagtttacctaattaatatctttattttttatttttcacctAATAATCAAAAGGAAGAGAGGaggataaattattttgtaagtaCAATATTTTGGAACGAGGGAAATCAATGGAGTAATAATCAACGCCTTGGCTTAGCTCATAGGAGCTTCGTTATCTTTCTTCAGTACTTCTAACCGTTTCTTTTGGGACTTGTCCCTTTTTATTCATAAAactattaaaagtaaaataactCATCACTAGATTTTTTTAGGAATTCTTTAAATCGAGGACACATGTGCAAATTAATAACTagtactaataaataaaatttgatacatttatttattcttttttacattaataattgTACAAACCATTGAACGGGTTAGAACTTAGAACGTGTATTTGGTTGGTAAGAATTTCATTACAGGTAGTTGATGGATTGCCCAGAAATGGACTCCGAATTTCGGAAGATTCCTCCGGTTGCGTTAGAGCGGGAAGGAGTTTTACGGAGGAAGATTCTCAAGGCATTATTTGAAACACAACAGGTGTAAATAAGTATTTACCAATAAAGAAAATCACTTAAGCTTGTTGGTTAATGCTTTGAATAAATCATTAAGTGGGCCTAAACGTAGTTATTCCATTATATTTTAATACAGTAATGGTGTTTAAACTCAAACCAATCCAACGAATtgatctaaaaaatatttgacctgtttattttatatttttaaaaaggtgactttgatgttacattatgaaaatttatttaaaaataataaaagctatatagatttatttgttagtgtaaaaaataattttaacattcaaTAACTTAGAGATTAATTGTTAAAGATTCTTaccatataaatttatatttttataaaaattatttctcaaaaatgatttttatgaagagTTTTTGAAAAcagttttaatcattttataaaatttcattattgaaaaaaattgtaacaaatagataaaatatttaaaatgatatttttttaaaaaattatttatattaattttttatttagttttatttttaaaattaattttaaaaaaactataacaaaaaaaaaataataatactaacaAAATCATCATTAAAAAACGTTATACCAAAGTAACATCCTTTATACAAAAAAAGGACTTTGTTGACTTGTCGTTCATAAAGTTTATTTCGAAGTTTATATTTaagcttaattaattaatactactaatttagttttttcatttttggtgAAATACtgctgatttattttaatatgaaaatttaatattgaGTATACAAATATGTTTATATTTAGAGATGAATGGAGTAATCATTAGAAAAGTATTCATACTAAAGATGCCCGCTTGCTTTATATATCCACTCAATTCCAAAATTTCAACTGAAAAGTGAGCAAATACTATTGTCTGCTGAAATTTATTATTGGTATTAAAATTTTGGATGCCCATTCATTCCAACTAGCATTTTCCCGCTGATTTAAAATTGGTCGAAAATCACACATTGCACTGACTTGACTTCTTCTCGAAGACAAATTAAAAGAATGATTGAATCtaagaattaaaaatacaaaattccCAGGTCAACAAACACCAACCCCGAAGATAACAAAACCGTGTTTGCTTCGTGTTGCTGCAGTAAACATCCAATGTCTTTTCTTTTAACTATAATGTAAATGTAAATATTAATATACTATTCTCAATCCTTTTTCTTAATCAAATCTCAGTCAGTATATTATGTCTGCATTGCATGTGCCTCTTTCCATTTTTCCAATATTTTATTCTTGTATTCTCTACGGATAGTTGGAAACATTTCAACTTGGACCTCAAAATTTTAAAGACCTATTAAATAGTCAGATAGTATTAGATTTGAGTAATAAAAACTTCATCGAATGAAACATGAGAAAAACGTATGtatgttttgaaaaattaattaatttagtttgaattttagattaaataattaattttaaaatattatttttattttattttagagataatatattagaatattattaatcacacatttaaatataattagttttagtttttaaatttacaaaatctACGTGTATTTGAAGGATCtaatagtatttgaaatcatgcttaaataaattaagttaataattaatgaattatctaatcttaatatatttatttaccaATTATGTGCATTAAGTGTAtaaaagttatcaaattttttgataaaaaatattatcaaattttgTTATCCTAAATTAATGTTCAAATTATATTATGACATTTTTAAATGGAAaatctatatttatatttaaatagataataaatcgATCTTCTAAATTAAATTAGACGGTTTGAATGATAAAATTCatctaattgttttttaaatttgatttataattttttgataaaattttgat from Cicer arietinum cultivar CDC Frontier isolate Library 1 chromosome 5, Cicar.CDCFrontier_v2.0, whole genome shotgun sequence carries:
- the LOC101492891 gene encoding probable thimet oligopeptidase encodes the protein MTESEGKREKMEKLKKGGGRGGLIAFTGTAAVLAIAVNLVITAIKHQNAKNAKKKDLAGSKVRVNLSASEIVKLTNQIIAKSNEVHNSVASVPLDKVTYTNVISPLAELQAQQFPLIQSCLLPKLVSTRDDVRKASAEAERRIDAHLDICSKREDIYIVVKAFAVRGDWMNAETKSFVQVLVRDFERNGLNLSASKREELMRLRAQIDELSIKYIQNLNDASTFLLFNEAELAGLPQEFLKGLDKSENGQLKISLRSHHVTAVLEFCKVGTTRRMVSRAYGNRCGEANLSILESLVQQRHKYARLLGYSCYAEYAVDVRMAKTPTKVFEFLNDISVRVTDLAIKELDILKDLKKKEEGEFPFGIEDLPYYIKRVEDQSYDLDFGEIKQYLPINLVLSGILKIVQDLFGLRFEEIAGAEVWHCDVRVFSVFDLGSSELLGYCYLDLFSREGKYGHTCVVPLQNGALTISGARQIPVALLISQCQKDSDCSPGLLRFSEVVSLFHEFGHVVQHICNRASFARISGLRVDPDFVEIPAQLLQNWCYESFSLKLISGFHQDITKPLKDDLCKSIKRWRNSSSALKLKQEILYCLFDQIIHSTENIDIQELFKHLHSKVMLGLPVLEGTNPASCFPFSVVGYEAACYSRIWSEVFAADIFVSTFCNDASNQQLPGMQFRNKVLAPGGAKDSVEVISDFLGREPSIRAYVENKAKYAL